A window of Natator depressus isolate rNatDep1 chromosome 3, rNatDep2.hap1, whole genome shotgun sequence genomic DNA:
ACACAAAGGAGATTTGGCACAATGATCACAGTGATGCAAAAAGAGTGGCATGTGGTATCTTACATGAGGGAAGGCAGGTCGCTCTTTAAATGCCAGAGGTAATGCCCACGATTATCATTGCAAATtaagactgatcaagtcacctgtGCCTATATACCCTTACACAGATGCCAGTCCATTCTCTCAACCTTGTCCTTATTACTCCAAGGCATCAGAACACAGCTAATGTACTGTTGACCTAGACTTAGGTTCACTGCAGCTGTGCatcaggggcctgatcctgcttccactgaaatcaataggatttttgctgttgatttcaatgggagcagaatcaggccctgcgcAGAAATTACAGGGGCACGCTCAGATTACTGGGCTGCCACTTCCATTAATCCTAATAATGCCAGCACTAATGAATCTAGAGCGGAGATTCGGATTTTGATAACCTTTTGCTCCATTCAGTCAGAAGAGTTGATGGGAAACATTTCTCATTATTTCCCACGTCTTTTAATTTTCATGAGGTCATTGGAGCCCTGATATCCCATTTGCACAGCCTGCAACGTGTGCAGAACAACCCTGAGAAGACAGCGGAGACCTACAGGCCAGATGAAAGGCATATCGTAATCAGTGTTGTATGCAATTGTCATTGAGATCAATCAATAGTTTTCCCTGACAATAGAAGGGTGCAGTCCCTCACCCTTTCTGTTTGAAAATGAATTTAATGTTCATGAAAAGGGCTGAGTGAACAACACAGCAAACTTGTCCTCAATGCATATAGCATTCACAGCAGCCGGGCAAGCGTCCTCCTTTCAGAGCCCTGCCAATGTATCTCAGCCCTGTCTATATATCTTAGGTGACTATAAAGTGCCTATTGCTGTGTTATTTAAACACTGAAATATTGTTTAgcatttacacagcactttaTATCGTCCAAGTACTGtacaaaaattctgttttctaaGCTCATGACTACGCCCATATGAGTACCCATTAAAGAAGAGCTAACTAACATTAGCAAATTAACTGTGAGAAGCAGAATGGGCCAATGGATAGGTTACTGAACTGAAGCTCAGGAGGCCTGCATTTGGTTCCTATCTCTAgcactgacctcctgtatgacctCAAGCAAGTCACCTCAGCTTGCTATGCCTCAGTTCTCCTATCTCTAAAGAGTGGATAATGACACTTACCTTTCTTTATTAAACACTTAGAAATCTATGGACGAAAAGCGCTAGGTACAATTAATTCGGTCTCACAGTGTCTTTGCCGGATAGAAAGCAAAGATCATTGtctccattttccagatggggaaactgaggcacagagcggcaaagtgacttgtccaaagccacTCACCAAGTTGGCAGCAGAGCCATTATTAGAATTCTGGACTCTCTGACTTCTAGGCCTCTGCTCATTCCTTCAGACCATGCTGAAGGGGCCATTGCTGACATCTTCCACTCCTTCTATTCTTACCACATCACCCAGTCCCCTCCCCTCTAGCCACTAGATGGTATTTCctgcatcatttttattttttctggacAGCCTTTTCTTCATAATCATCATCGGACAGTCTACATAGCTAGCTCTTGCATTAAAAGATGATCTTCATGCACAATGCCCACCTGTTTGTACTGTTTTCACAGCTGCTGCCTCAGACCTCCAGGGAGATCAAGATCTTAACCACCACTAGGCCTTACCTCTAGAGTTAGTCCCAATTTTCCCTGAGGACTATTATATGTTGATCTCTTCTCTACCTAATATTCTACCACTACTTAGTTTATTATTCCCCTTTCACTCTACGCAGTTGCACCTGGTGGTGAAACCCAAGGTGAACACGAGTTCTACAGTACATTAGCCAGAACAAAGCAAATAATGTCCATCTAGTACTTCATCTGATtaatttaacatatttttgtttgGAGAAAATATATGAGCAGATTGTGATTTCCTCAGATTTATTCAGTATTtgaattttttcacattttttactCTATGGATTTGATTTCCAGTATTCACATTTTGAGCTGTGTCACTCAGTTGTGAGCAGCCAGATACATCACATGGTAATGTTTCTGTTCCTTGATTGGCTGAGCACATAAGAACATCTGGCTCAAGTACTTGCATGGGttaatttaaaattctatttCTATTGGCATTTGCCACTTGAAATCAAAGATGAATGCAAGAGGGATGTGTGCATGAACAGAGTGAAAAGGCCAAGTAGCACTCACCAGATATTATGGTAGCTATCAGCAGGCAGGTAAGGATTCAGCCTAAAAGCAAAGGCCCTTTGCTTCTGGGGAGTGCCTCCTGTGACTTTATGAGTGCCCCAACATAATATTCACAACCCTCACCATAACCCCTGTGTTTTGATAAGGGTTTCCCATTAGGTACAATTTAGCCCAGTACACCTGCTATTGTGGTCTTTGCAGCCACAAGGCAGAAAGGAATGCTTTCTAAGGATTATTTGTTTTCATCACTAGCCTAAACACACTACATCAATCTTACACACAATAATACACTATTATTTTCCTATTTTGTTAAGGCATTTCCTACTACTTTTTTAACACCTAAAATTTACAGCATCTTTCCTTTTCATGTGcttgcttcccccccccgcccatttattcctgttttataCCTATggaatgccactgaaatcaaaactGGTGTAAAGCTGGAGTAGCACTGTTGGTTTATCAGGCCCTGCATATTTGCAGGTATGGGTCTGGTTCTTCTTTCCATGAACATTGGTGTAAATCACAAAAAGCTGTAGTGACATCAGTGACAGGAGTGTAAaattggtgtaagtgagaggagaataaaGCCCCAATATGGTTTAAAGTGCCAAACTGATATCCCTTGAGGTTTTCTCCTATTCCTTGGAATAGGTAGAACATGGGCCGCAGATAGACAGGACAAGCTTTCATCCACACCGTTTCCCCTCCATACCAGTATGCTTCAACCCTGATTCTGGTTAAGGGTGGTGGAGTGGCAGGTGGGCACCTCTCCATGTGGGAAAGGAATTTAATCTCCAAGCAAAGTAATTTTTGCCTTCTTTTCCAAGAGTACCAACAAGGGTGCCAACTGCAatggtgattttttcccccaacatgGATGCCAATTAACTATGAAATGGTCCAGTCAGAGCCTAGATACTATAGTGATCAGTACTGTATACAGGTAGATAGGTTAGACAGACAGACCTATCAAATAGTAAGGAATTTTTGTCACCGCCATCTTGGGTCAGATTCAAATCAGTGACATAACAATGACAGGCTACATCATCCATTATTAACCCAATCCCCTTCCCCGCACATGTCCATCATCttaattttcaaaggaaaaactGGCAGTCACATTTACCTGTAAATTAGAACTTCATCATCCGAGCAGTTATATTGCAGCTGATACATTTTAACCCTGGGGGCTGACTTGCTCACCATCCACTTGACCAAAGCTGAGGTAGTTGTCACCTCTGACACCAAGACAGCCCTTTCTGGTGGACCTTTCGTCTCCCCTCGATTGGACTTGCTGGAGCTAGTGATGTCAGAAAGCCTGGATTTGGGTGGGGCAGCTCGGCCTGTACTGTTGCTGAGGTGTGGAAGCTGCACAATTGAGAGCTCAATGGTCGCGGTTGATTCTCCAGCAGCATTGGCTGCGATGCACGTGAAAGTTCCATAATCCTTGGATGTAGTGATAACGATATCTAAAGTACCATTATCGTAGACTGCTGTCCTCGAAGAATTCCCAATGAGTCGGTCATCTGGAGCCACCCAGTGAATGACTGGGGATGGGTCCCCAATGGCTTTACACTTTAATGTGGCAGTTTGCCCTTCTAAAACCAGTAACTTGTGAGTATGCTGGGTAATGAGAGGTGGCTCACAAACAAATTCCTCTTCCCGTACATGCCAAAAGTATCTTCCCTTTAGATTTGGAGGGGAAGCACAAGTTTCCATATCATCATCTCTGTCAAGCCGCCTTAACCACAACAGCTCACAGTTACAATGCAGGGGGTTGCCTCCAAAGCTAAGAGACAGAGGTGGAGAAAATGGAGTTGCTTCTAATGGAGATATTTGGGACCTGGCAAATATGGGATCTGGGGGGAGCTTTTGAAGTCTGTTAGAGGTTAGATCCAATCTGGCCAATTTCTGAAGATCTGCAAACGTCCCCTCTGTAATATAATCTATCAGGTTATGATCTAAGCTAATCTGGTGCAGGTTTACCATCTTCCTTATAGATTCCCAGGGGATGCCTTGGAGGTTATTGTAGGAAAGATCCAAATCTTCCAACGTCACCAGAAAATCCTCAAAGGCTTCGTCCGAGATGCTGCTCAGCTGGTTGTTATTTATTATCAAGTGCTGAAGGTTAATTAAGCCTCTCAAAATATCCTCTCCAATGTTGGGCAGCCTATTGCTGTCCAAATGCAAAGACCGAAGGCTTTCTAGATCAGCGAAGGAGTAGGGCTGAATGTAACTGATGGTATTCCTGGACAAAGTGAGGTCAACAAGGCCAGACATGTTGGCAAAGTCCTGTCGGTTGATGTTAACAATGAAGTTACCCCCGAGTCGGAGTTCAACAGTCCTTCGGTCTATGTCTAATGGTACAAAAAGGAGGCCCTTGGAGGGACACAGAGTCCCCAGTGACTCCGACAGGTTCTGACACACACAGTATTTGGGACAAGCATTGACCGCAACTGCCATTCCAAACACCAGGATGCTGCAGAGCAATTTTTCCATGGTAAATCACGCAGCAGTACCTGCAAGAAAGGAAGAATTACAGTTGAGTCAGCAGCTTTTTCACTCATGCTTTTTGGCTAATATCTTCCCCAAAGAATCAGCTCAAGTGCAACTTCTCCCAGTCATGTGGgagaagctaggactggacaacaggggatggatcactcgaaactgccctgttctgttcattgcctcttaATCATCTGACAATGTAACTATCAGAAGACagactactgggctagatggaccattaatttgacccagtatggctattcctATCTTTGAGGCATCCACTCTTCCCAACAACAGGTGCTAATTCTGTGGTTAGAGCAACAATTTCTCCCCCTATAAGacacttgttttttttccagattatgaTGATGGCATTTTGAATTGGAGTAGAATAGAAGTTATTATCCAAAATGACCATTCATATTTACAGACATAATGGTTTGTCTGCTCATGAGTTTTGATAACTCACTGCTCTTTAGCTATATGGTAACATAACAGGGTTTACAGTTAAATATTAGGTAGCTGGATGAGGACATAGCCTATCGTTGGGCAGTGCTCTTACTTAAAATCAgcgtgacttcagtgggaattatgcATACTTCTCTGAGGGCAGAAGGTGCCCGTGAGTAATTACACACCCCTGCACAGTAATGTGGAGTTAAACTTAGGGTCAAAATTTCCCATTTAGAGGATAAAAATAGCCACATATTTTCCCTTCAGTTACATGATAATTAAAGTGTAATTGTCTAGCCAGTTCATCCCCTCCCATGGCTAAACCCACTggaggcagctcagggagaggaaGTCTCCTGGAAAACTCACTGCATGGAAATTCAGTTCAGCTTCACCATGCCATCTCACCAGGAGGTCACCCCCATGGAAAAAGCTGCAGAGCCCAGCGTAGCAGATCCCCAGGCATCTGTAGGACATCTGTGCTGCTCTGGCCCCTGGCAAACTTCCCATTACTCTGACTTCCTTGCAGTTCAGACCCTCTCAGGTTGGGATTGCCCACTGGGTCTGAATGGAATGATGCGCATCCTCCCTGACCTGCCCACTCCCCCTTGGCCAGCCAgtctccacccccttccccgtgCAAATTCTAGACCCACAGAAAGGTCTTTGTGGGGACTTGAAGAAGGGCAGCGGTGCTGTGGAGGCAGATGAGTGCCCTTCCATGCAGGAAATGAGAGAACCGCATGGATAGATTCCACTCCACATGCAGAACTTGTTGGGGAAATCTGAGCCCTGGTAATTAACATGGTCAAAGGTTACAATGTAAGTAAAAACAGGATCTGAGACATCTGTGCCTTGAAATTTAAAGTGCTATTAGAGTATCTAAATTATACAGTAGCTAGAACTGTGATTTCTGTTCTAAAACACATGGACTCATTCCGACTTCCAGCGTAGATTTAATCTCTTTCTCTCATCTCCTGTCCCCTGCCCTCTTTTCCCATTCATATTCTAGAACCATCTTCCTTTCTATCCCTTCAGTCTGTTGATGTCAGTACGTGCTCCCCTGCATCTTCTGTTGTCCCTAACATCCTTCTTGTATCTCCCTGCCTCATCGCTTCCATCTGTTTCTCAAATCTCATGTGCAAACATATCTTGCCATCTTGATCTGCTAGGAGCATTAAttcaaagaacaaacaaaacacttAGAAATCGATTCAGAGGGCTAGATCGTGCCTGGAATCACATGCCTCTGCAGGGAAGTAAAAACACCCCCAGGTCCCTGCATGAGCTATCTGACTCTTGGGTCTGGGTGCACAGGATATATGCCTGCTAACTTTCCTCATTGCCCCCTCACCCCATAGGCAGGGAGGGATAAGGAATGAGCagtcctccctctgccccagagaCAAGGGGGAAGATGGGAGGGAACTGTTTCTATGAGAGGTGTCCATAAACTATGAAGTCACCCAGGGTTAACTTCTCGGGAGGTAAAGTTTACACACCTGTCCCCTGCTCAGGGCTATGCCTAAAAGCACAAGACAGCCCTAAATCACTAAGGAGAGGAGTTCACCTCCATTTGACCTTCATCACCTCTACTACATAACCTCACACCACTATTTGTGACCCTAGGGGCATGTAGCACCCCTTCCTGATCACACAGATGCCTCATGCTTTCAGTGCCCTTTAGTAGCATCCTTTGAAAAGGAAACCTTATAGAATAAGAAAGAAGACACTCATGCTATATTGGTTCCTTTTACAGACCCACGTTTCTAAGGTGGCTTCATCTGATTTAATGAGGAGACATCTCAGAGGTTTGCTTTTGGTAAGTGATTGAAATATTTatcaccacccctgcagctcatCATCTTTTATACTGAGTAACATCAAGCCCTGTGTTACATTGTCTGCTTTGAAGAAAGTAGTAAACAAGCTTTAACCACTGAGAGAAGGGTCCACTCTGAAACATTTACCTAGAATAATTCTGACCCTGCATATTTGTAGGTAGTAAATAAATCATCTGGGTCTAAAAATGGCTTGGAGAGATGTTACCACTGCATACACAGTGATTTCACACAGCACCCCACAAAGAGCTGTAGTGATTAGCATTGGGATGCCATTCACCCCTGAGAAACCATCTGACACCAGGAACACTTTTCAATAAATACAGCTAACTATCCATTTATATATACTTCATCCCACAGTTGAAAAGACCATTGTCCACCTATTATATCATAATGCAAAGAAGAGAGCCAGGTTGGTTAATAATCCTCTGGCACTGGAACCAAAGCCTGTCATATCGATGAATGTTTTCCAGTTCTTGCTCTGAGAAACAGCTCCTGCTTGCATTACAGTCAATGAGAATTAGGTCCCAGAGCCATTTGTTATTGCAGGGCTGCTTTCATCATTTGTATAACATTACTCAAATCCTGACCACTTGGGTGCTAGAGCACTGGGAGGTGTTGCCAAATTATTAACTGGGttaagagtaacagccgtgttagtctgtattcgtaaaaagaaaaaagaaaaggagtacttgtggcaccttagagactaaccagtttatagtagctcacgaaagcttatgctcaaataaattggttagtctctaaagtgccacaattactccttttcttattgggcTTTTTGAATCTTAATTATAATCATGCTGTGAGACCTTACTTTTGTATATCTCCCTACCAGCTGAAACAACAAACGAAAAGCAGATTAAAAACAATTTTGGGGAAAGATCAATACAGTTAATTACTAATAAGCCCTTCCCcagcttctctcttcccccacatcTCCAATCCCCAAACATATATTTGGGAATATAAATgcacacttagggtatgtctacactatgaaattaggtcgaatttatagaagtcggttttttagaaatcggttttatatattcgagtgtgtgtgtccccacagaaaatgctctaagtgcattaagtgcattaactcggtggagtgcttccaca
This region includes:
- the LRFN2 gene encoding leucine-rich repeat and fibronectin type-III domain-containing protein 2, which translates into the protein MEKLLCSILVFGMAVAVNACPKYCVCQNLSESLGTLCPSKGLLFVPLDIDRRTVELRLGGNFIVNINRQDFANMSGLVDLTLSRNTISYIQPYSFADLESLRSLHLDSNRLPNIGEDILRGLINLQHLIINNNQLSSISDEAFEDFLVTLEDLDLSYNNLQGIPWESIRKMVNLHQISLDHNLIDYITEGTFADLQKLARLDLTSNRLQKLPPDPIFARSQISPLEATPFSPPLSLSFGGNPLHCNCELLWLRRLDRDDDMETCASPPNLKGRYFWHVREEEFVCEPPLITQHTHKLLVLEGQTATLKCKAIGDPSPVIHWVAPDDRLIGNSSRTAVYDNGTLDIVITTSKDYGTFTCIAANAAGESTATIELSIVQLPHLSNSTGRAAPPKSRLSDITSSSKSNRGETKGPPERAVLVSEVTTTSALVKWMVSKSAPRVKMYQLQYNCSDDEVLIYRMIPATNKAFVVNNLVSGTGYDLCVLAMWDDTATTLTATNVVGCAQFFTKEDYPQCQSMHSQFLGGTMILVIGGIIVATLLVFIVILMVRYKVCNNSQGKMANVSNVYSQTNGAQPVQNGVLPQVNPKVVVRNELMEFNCESVQSSISSSSSSANSRDCDDYSLQSEQGTLSSKWRPPSRSKHNIDRLMGAFASLELKCQKKEDTVDSRTSTVAHHSDKEPLLGQQESKFRSLLMLPLEGKTKRSHSFDMGDFATSQCCTYPKKITNIWTKRSLSVNGMLLQYDDNDLAGAKGTYGSSEWVMESTV